DNA sequence from the Aerosakkonema funiforme FACHB-1375 genome:
TGTCAATTTTTACAATACATTTGTACTATCCGTGGGTAGCGATCGCACTCCTGCAAGTGCCTTAACAAAAGTTCATACAGTGTCGATTACTTTTGTCCGACTACTTACAGGTATCGGCATTGCGCCAGAAAATCTTCGGTTGCTGTTTCAACCGTTCTGCCAGCTCGATAGCGATCTTAAGTGGCAATGTGAAGGCTCTGGTTTGGGTTTGGTGCTGACTCGCAAACTAGCCCGTTTGCACGGTGGCGATGTGACGGTGCGATCGACTTTGGGTCAAGGCAGTGAATTCACGCTTTTTCTGCCGGATACTGAGGGAGCGGTCGTCAGTGGGGCAGGGGTTTTTCCAGTTGTAGAGAGAGCTCTGCATTCTCCAGCACAACCAAGGCCACAGGTAACCGACAGCCGACACCTCAAACGCCACACTCGAAAAGTGGCCTCTGACAAAATGCGTGTTTTAATTGTGGAGGACGATCGCCGCACTGCCTCCGTGTTACAGAATTACCTTCAGGCGATTGGCTATCACGTAAAGCACTTAGCCAATGGTCTTGATTTTCTAGGTGAAGTGCAAACATTCAAACCAGATTTAATTTTGTTGGATTTACAGTTACCGGAAGGCCCGATCGGCTTAAATTTACTCGCAACGCTGCGACAAGAACCAGATTTGCAAAATCTACCGGTCGTAATACTGACTGCATCAGAAAGTGACAGGGAACTTTGTTTAGCCGCTGGAGCTAATGACTACTTTACTAAGCCGATTGGAATTGCCCAGATTGAGTCAATCTTGATGAGCTATCTCAAATAGTAATTAATGGCTGGAAATAATGCCAAGCTTCGATCAAATTTCCTTGCATTAGAGCTGCTGCACCGCTGAGAGCTTGAATTTCCGGGAGATTGGGATTGAGAGCCAGGGCTGGTTTGAGGGCTTTTTCGGCTTTTGAGGGATTCCAGTCATACAAGTGGACGAAAGACAGGTAGGCGTAGGCGTAGGGGTTTTGGGAGTCGAGTTTGGTGACTCTTTCCAAGGCGGCGATCGCACCAGCAGGCTGTCGCCGCAACACCTTCGCCAGCGCCAAAGCATAAGCTAATTGCAGGTTTTGCGGTGAGTGTGCCAAACGGTAATTTAGTGTCTTGCTAGCCTGAATCAGATAATCTTGAGTCGGATCGTATTGATTGATCCGTCCAGTTTGGTCAAAGACGCGATCGAGTGCTTTTGAGCCTTGGGGTAATTGAGCTGCTAAAGTTCTTAACTGAGTGAGTAAATCTAATTCCGGTGCGGGTGTAAACTTGGCAGTTGGGTCAATTTTCAGGGTGACTGGCGGTACTGCAATCGGATAAGTTTCACCAGTTTGGCGATTGAGATAAGTTGCTTCTAAAGTGTAAATTCCCGGAACAACATCGGCGGGAGGAAGCATCGCCGTTCGTTCGATAACTCGAAATGAATCCGTCAAGCGATCGTCTGTCAAGTTACCCGGATGCAAATTTCCCATCCCAATAGCATGGTCATGCAGCCATCCTTGTTGCTTCGTCTGAGATTTTTTACTAATGCACTGGGCAGGCGGGACGCCCACCCCACAAGAGAGAGATTTGGCTTGTGGGATGGGCATCTTGCCCGTCGAGACGCCCACCTCAGAAGAGAGAGATTTGGCTTGTGGGATGGGCATCTTGCCCGTCCCACCTGTTTTCAATGCAAGCGCGGACTTTGTTGCTTGTGAGGGAGAAACCGCCGAACTGCGCCAAGTTAACAATACCAAGCCTGACTGTAACTGGTTCCAAGAACCAGACCAATCGTAGACGACGGGGACTGGAACTCCAGGAGGCGATCGATCTGGTACTGTAACGCGATTCAATTTTAGATTTTGGATTTTGCGCGAAGTGGGCGTCTTGGACGCCATGTCCTCTACTTGGGGAGACCCCAAGATCGGAATGGCTCCGGTGACCGTCACGATGCCCACCTTCGCAAGAGAGGATTTTGGATTGGGGATTGCGGATTGAGAAATTATCTCCTGCTTTGCTACTTCTTCGCTTAACGGTTGTACTTGTACTGGTGGCTTTCGGCTGTGGTAAAGATTCAAATTACTGCCATCGGGCAAATTCCAACTTTTCTGTAACTGGAAATCTCCACCTTGCTCTACAATTTGGACGATCGCACTCTGCGCTTCGCTGGGAACGGAACCTTGATCTCCTGTTTTGGTGAGGAACCAGGACACAGACCGTGCATCTTGCTGTAGGTGTTTTTTTCGCGTTCCTACCTGACGCCCGTAAACCTGAAAATCGCTTAAAGCACCGTAATAATTGAAGTTGTGTTGGTTTAGTTCTGGTGTCGAGGGTAGTACGCCTAAAGTCGATCGCAGGTATGGTTCCGTTTTAACGATTTCTGCAATTACCTGCTGATGGGGAAACTGGGCACCAATATAAGGATAGTGCTGAAACCGGGGACTGAGAATTTGCGTTAACCAAGTACCCCCGATCGGATAGATATTTGCCAACATTAATAATATCGCTAAACCGATAGTAATGCGGCGGATATATTGTGACCAGCGCCCAGTCCAAAGCGTCAACCAGTAAGCGAGGAACAGTGACAGCACTGGCAAATATGGCAAAACATAACGGGTATCTTTGTTAATATTTAGAGAACAAAGCAGATAGGCACTTACCAAAAATATAGCTAACCATTTAATAGGCGATCGAGTAAAGCTATTACCACCTGTACCTCTGAGATCTCGAAACTCTAATTTTAGATTGAGAAGTATACCCAGATAATATAGACAACAGCAACTTAACACTATAACTTTGTGCCATAATTTGATCTGCAAAACTGGCTGTTGTTCGATCTCCGCTGCTGTTTTTCTCAATTCGGGCGGCCAAGCTGACATTTGTTTTTCGATCTCCGCTGCTGCTTTCCTAAATTCGGGCGGCATCTTGCCAGTTTTCTTAAATTCGGCCTGCCAAGCTGACATTTGTTCACTTTCCGCTGCTATTTTCCGTAGCGGCTCTATTTCCTCAGATGTTTTCCTGCGTAGCTGTTCTACTCCTCTAATGGCTAACTTACCCAGATAAAGTAGTAGACCGACGATGGGTACTAGCAACAGAGGCCAAGAAACTACATAAGGTAAATCTTTCCAATAAAATATCCAGGCATCGATCGTATTTAGGGCAGGGTCGCCTTCTGCGATCGCAGAGTCTACAGTAGCTCGTTTCCCAGCTGTCAGCATTAGCAGCCAATTCGTGCGATACCAAGGGCCAAATACTAACACTGACAACAACAAAGCACCTAATAGTTGAGCTAATCTTTCAGTTGCATTAAAAATAGAAGAAGGCTGATTTTTAATTTTTAATCTTAAGTTTTTCCAGAAATTACGAAGTTCGTCATTTATTACCAAAACTATTGGTATGAATAGGAAAAATATAGCTGTTTGCTTCACCATTAAAGCCAAGCCGAAAGCAAGACCAAAAGCAGCTGCCCAAAACCAGCTAAGGTGGGAATTGCCCACACTAATTTTTGCTCTCCAAACCGTCAGACAATAGAAAGCAAGCGTCACAACAGATGCGAGCGGATAGTCAAGCAGAAAATCTAGGCGAAATCGATATAAACCTGGCAAAACCTGACATATCGCCGCCGCCAATAAACCGACTTCAACGCTAAATAATTCTACGCCCAAACCATAAACGGAGACTAATAGAATAGCGCTAAAAAAGAGGTTGACAAGTGTGGCTTTATCTGCACCAGTGCCAAATACGTTTTGAACAATACCTGTAGCGATGTAGGTAAACGGCGGGACTTTGGAAGTGAGTTGCCAAAAACTCGTCCACCATTCCCCAGAAAACCATTGGGGATGTTGTAAGGCTCGCCAATAGTTTAACGAACCTGTGAGGTAGTCTGCTTGATCCCAAGCTGGGATAGAATGGTCGATGGCAAACCAGATGCGATCGCACACCGCACCCGCCAGCCAAATTATAGCCAGGACTAGCAGACCCTTCTTAAACTGGTTGTCTTTCTCGCTTTGAATCACCGATCGCACCAGATTAGTTTGCTCTAGGACTAATTATATAAAGCTTGATTAGTAATTTGTTGGTTAGGGGCTAATAGGTTTAAATAGAAAAAATGAGCTAGCAATAAATTGGTTAAAAATGACAAGAAGAGATTGGAAACCCCAGAAAACTTGGCTTTTCTCTGTCGGAATCTTAGAATGGGAAAACTCTGATGTTTGGCCCGGTTTTCCCGAAGCTGTAGAAGGACGTTTTGACGAAAAATTGGTAGAATTTTTCCGGGCGGCGGGACTCCCAGGGAAACAAATTATCTATTTACAAGATAGTGAAGCAACTATAGAAGCCATTCAAGGCAGTTTAACAGAAGTATTAGCCAACACCGAAGAAGGTGACTTATTTATTTTATATTTTGCAGGTCACGGTGATTGGGATAGCGATACGGGAGAACATTACTTTATTAATTATGATGCTAATGGGTCAGACCGAGATAATTATTGGTCTATCTCTAGCATTTTTGATAGCATTGAGAATAATTTTAATGGCTCAAAAGTGTTGCTTTTAGCTGATTGTTGCTATTCAGGCGGATTAATTGACGAATTAAAACGGCGAGATAGCGATATTTCCTACGCTTGCATTAGTTCTGCCTATACTCATAATACCTCAACGGGTGGTTGGACTTTTACGGAATCTTTGTATAAAGGTTTGTTGGGCGACCCAGTAGTAGATTTGGATAAGGATGGAGTAATTACGCTGTACGATTTAGCGCGTTATGCCGAATTGGAAATGGCATTTATTGAAGAGCAAAAATCGATGTTTTTTACTACTAACGATTTCGATAAGCAAATGGTTTTTGCCAGCGTTTCGGAGCGGATAGAATCGATTGAAGGTAAACGGGTAGAGGTAGAATATTCAGGTGATTGGTATAAGGCCAAAACCTTAGAGACTAACGGTTCAGAAGTGAGAGTTTTATATATTGATGACCAATCAGAGGAATCGGTAGAATCGCAACGAATTCGTCCTTATGCGCCTGATATGTTTGCCGTTGGCGAGCGAGTAGAAGCTCAATCTGATGAAGAATGGTATCCAGCAAAGGTGAAAAAAGCTTGGTATGGTTTGCATTTAGTTAGTTATGATGATTACCCGGACATTTGGGATGAGTGGGTAGGGTCTGATTACATTCGATCTCGCCAATAAGTATAGCAAAAGTCAAAAGTCAAAAGTCACTCATTGAAATGCTTGCTGTGAATTGGTTTTGACCTTTTAGGATGCCCTACATCTGCGGTAAAAATTTAACCCTCGATTTCAACAGACAATTTTCCTATCACTCATTTACTAACGATACAACTAAACTCGATCGACTGACAAAACTTATCTTTTCGGATATTTTCTTTGTCAGTCGATCGTATTTTTATCCTACTTAGGACTTACGCAAAGAAACCCGGTTTCTATGCAAAATCGTGAGTTTCTCAACTAGATATCGACGCAGAAAACCGGTTTCTGGCTTCTTCGTGCGTAAGTCCTGCTACACTTACTCTGCCCCTTCAATTGGCGCAAAACCCTGACGTTGGATATTCTCAGTCACCGCACGGGGTTCCAAGAATTGTAGCAGGTAATCGGGGCCACCTGCTTTGGAACCGACGCCAGAAAGTTTGAATCCGCCGAAAGGTTGACGCGACACAATCGCACCAGTAATACCGCGATTGATATACAAATTCCCCACTTCAAATTCGTCTTGCGCTTTTTGAATGTGGGAAGGAGTACGCGAATACAAACCGCCAGTTAAAGCAAAGTTTGTACCGTTAGCAACCTTAATCGCTTCCTCAAAATCCTTCACCTTAATTACAGACAACACCGGGCCAAAAATTTCTTCCTGTGCAATAGTAGCCGTGGGAGAAACTTCCGTAAAAATTGTAGGCCCAATGAAATATCCATTTGACGGCGCAGACATTTGCAAAGCTAAATTTGCTTCTTGACGTCCTTTTTCGATATATTCCAAAATGCGTTTGTGGGCGTTAGCATCGATGACGGGGCCGACTTTTGTGCTGGGATCTTCAGCAGCACCAACATTGAGGCTGCGAGTAGCTTCCACCAAACGCGGTACAAACACATCATAGATGGATTCCAGCACAATTACTCGCGAACAAGCAGAACATTTTTGGCCGCTATAACCAAAAGCTGATTGCACGACACCAGCAACTGCTTGGTCTAAATCCGCACTTTCATCAACGATGACCGCATTCTTCCCACCCATTTCAGCGATGACTCGTTTCAGGTGTTTTTGTCCCGGTTGTAAAATGGCAGCATCGGCGTAAATTCGACAACCGACTTCCTGAGAACCAGTAAAGGTTATCATGTGAACGTCGGGATGTTTCACCATGTAAGCGCCGACAGAAGAACCTTTTCCTGGTACGAATTGAAATACGCCCTTGGGAATGCCAGCTTCTACTAAAATTTCTGCTAATTTGGCTGCAATTACTGAGGAAACTTCCGCAGGTTTGAGAAGGGTACAATTTCCGGCGACGAGGGAAGCGACAGTCATTCCTGTAGGAATAGCTAAGGGGAAATTCCAAGGGGAAATAATTAGCGAAACTCCTCGCGGTTGATAGTTGTAACGGTTAGTTTCACCCGGAATATCGTAGTTATATCCCTGTTCCAACCGTTCCATTTCGTCAGCGTAATAACGGCAGAAATCGATAGCTTCGGAAACTTCCGCGTCTCCTTCTCGGACTGGTTTGCCAGTTTCCAAAACCATCCAAGCAGTTAATTCGTGGCGGCGTTTTTCCATGATTTCTGCGGCTTTCCGCAACACGCCTGCACGTTGGCGTACTGGAGTTTTTCGCCAAGCGGGAAAAGCTGCTTTTGCTGCTAGAATTGCTTGTTCTGCTTGTTCGACGCTAAGCAGTCCGATTTTGCCCACAATTTCGCTGGGATTGGAGGGATTGACAGAATCGATGGTTTGTGTTGTAGTGATGTATTCACCATTAATTAATGGTGAATAAGTTTTACCGATTTGTTGACGAACGGTTTGGATTGCTTGCTGCGATCGCTCTCTTTCTTCCTTATCTGAATAATCGGTATCTGCTACATTTGGGAACGCTTTGGTAAACTCAGCTTTGTCGTCAACTTTGCCACTTTTTAAAGTTGGCGCTGCTAACAATTCCTCCATAGGTCGTTCTTCCAAACTTTGCCGTAGAAAAGAACTATTAGCTGTATTTTCTAACAAGCGGCGAATCAGATAAGCCATACCGGGAATCAAGTCGCCGTAAGGACAATAAACTCGCACCCGATAACCGCGATCGACGATCGCTTTTGCCAGTTTATCTGCCATCCCGTAAAGCACTTGCATCTCAAAACGGCGGCGCGGTACATTTAAAGTTTCGGCAATCGCCATCGCACGCGCTTGACTGCGAACGTTATGGCTACCAATTGCCGAATAAATATACTCGTGATTCTCCAACATCAACTGAGTTAATTTCTCATAGTTGATATCTGTTGCTGCTTTGTCGTTGTAAACTGGTTGAGGCCAATCTTTCTGGGCAGATTTGATCGTTTCCTGATCCCAATACGCACCTTTCACCAAACGCACAGTCACCGGATTACCGCGTAACTTCGCCCATGCAATTAAATCGCGCAAATCCTTTTCGCTGTCGCGTAAATAAGCTTGAATCGTGATACCGATATCTGTACGAGAACGAAATTCTTCTTCCAGCAATAGCTGTTTCAGAATGCTCAAAGTAATATCTTTGTAAGCATACTGTTCCATATCGAAGTGAACTGCTGCACCTAACTCTTTAGCGCGGCGTAATAGGGTGCAAATGCGATCGCTCACTTTTTGCTGACTGCCTTTCTCATCCAGCGGATCGAACTGGGAGTAAAAAGCTGTTATTTTAACCGATACTTGCACTTTTGGCAATGGTTCGCCATCAGCAGAATCGATCGCCTCAACATTTGACCAACTTTTCGCCGCTTCTGTCAGCTGTTCCATCAATTCCAGATAGCGATCGAGATAAGACTGCGCTTCCGCTTCCGTAATCACCGCCTCACCCAAGAGGTCAATGCTGAAAGTCATTTTATCCTTACGCAGTCGCTTAACCGTCTCAATTACCTGTTTAATATTTTCGCCAGCAATATACTTATGAGCTAAAGTTTCAACTGCTGTGGAAACCGTCGTCGCCGCCAACTGTCCCGGCATCGAATCTGGGTTAGCAAAATTTAACAAACCCTTGAGTGCGGCGGGAAGTTCCACCGACTCATCCCCCAGATATTCCTGCAAGTGACGCGCTATTTCCGGTTTGCTACGCAGAGACGGCAGACAGTCGATGAAGCGGAACAACTGCACTCGCAAACCGGGGTTAGACATTGCCCACGATAATAATTTATCATCCCAGCGCATTTGGTCGCGCATTTGGGCAAAAAACGAACGATTTTCTTTAGTTGCAGCCAGAAGTTGTTTGGCTATCTCCTGGGTCTTAGTTTCGTATGTATTAGTTGATACTTGTACAACCACAGCTAGCGGACTCCTATTTTGGGCAATGCTTGGGTCTAGAATTGCAGCGAGGCGGAGCCTCTTTGACATCACTCCCAGGTTCAACTTGGGAACGAGAAATGCTTACAATCCTTTAGATCTCTATTTTCTCGCTTTAGGACGCCATTATGTTAGCTAAATTCTAAGTATAAATGCTCAAATAAAATGCGATCGGGAAAGTGAACTCTGCCTTGTCAAGATCCCCGACTTCTTCAAGAAGTCGGGGATCTGGGCAGCAAGTTTTGCTCAAGTAAGTACCATTCGACTAATCACTAACGACTAATAACGCAAGTTTCGAGTTATTAATTTTGAGTCTATAGGGTGCGTCTGACGCAACCTACTTAATCTAACGCCGCAACGCCGAGTTAATAAATAAATTTTCCCTATAAAATCGATAAGCTAAGCATTTTGAGCCAGCTTCTCTTCTTGTAATTTTCTTGCCTCCTCAACCTCAAGCCTTGCCAAAGTTGTCGCCGCATCTGCCAGATACATTGCTAAAGTTGCTCTTGTTTGTGGATCTTTTTCCCGCCACAGGTCATGGGCAAACACCATCACTGTATTGCGGTATGCTCTTATTGATTCCGGGTCTAATGCGTAACCCATAGTTTTAGAAACTCCCCATGTCGAATGGATAACTTTGGACAAAAGTCAATACATCCTCATCTCTGCGGACGATTGACTCGAATCAATCTACTTTTCAAAGTTTCCTGAGCAGAAATAGCCTCATTAATGCGTGTAGCCAGCCTCTCTACATTCTGGTCTTCTGTGCAGACTATAATACCAGCGTGGTCAGGTTGTCGAATGTGCAGTCGGATGAAATCTCCACGATTTTGTGTCAAAACGGCTCTTTCATTACTCACAGCAAACCCTAACACTTCAGGATCGGAATCTCCAGCGTTTCCTGCTTCTTGAACTGTGAGGACATCATGGCCTAAAGTTCGGAGTAGTTCCACTACTGGCAGTGGGAATTGTTCATCAGCATATATCTTTGCCATAGATTATACTTCAGATGCCATTGCTTCATCTTGGTCTCTTAGTGCTTTTTGAATTTCCTCTGGATGTGCATCAGCATAAGCCCAAACGCTCACCAAATCGGCAGCACTAATGTGAGGATAAAATTTCAGAAGTTCGGCATCAGTCGCACCTTGTTCGCGCAAACTTACGAACAACCAAACCGGAAGGCGAGTTTTATCGATACAAGCTTCACCACCCATGACATCTGGAGTCTTTGTAATTCCTCTCGAACCGCTGCTTAAAGTTTTCAGCAAGATTTGTATAACTTCAGCCTTTTCATCTGGAGTTAAGGAAAGAAGTTGCGTTTCTAATTCTTTGACTATCATGTATATAAGTCGCTTTGCCGCTCAAGTAATATCTACTATCATAATCGATTCCCAACGACCAAACTGGAATGCAAGTTCTGCCAATACAAACATCGCCACCAACAACACCAGGCGTTTTTTGAATAGCTGGCGACCCGCTAGTTAAATTTTTGATCGAAATTTGTATAGCTTCAGCTTTTTCACTGCAAGAAGTTATTGCCAACTTCAAAGAAGCGATCGAATTTTACATCAAGGTATTGTCAGCGGTTCGTCCTTTTCATCCGCTTCTTTACCACATCTCGCGCATCCATAAAGCAATCTTCAAAAAAAATTCGGGATCGAGCCACCTCAGCCATTATTTAAAAGCTTTCTAATCTTTGCAACTTTTATTTACGATGGCTTTTTCAAAACTTGATAAAAAAATTGTTACAAAAAAATCAGCCATTTCAGTTGTGGATGCTAAAATTTTTGAGACAAAAATAGCCCCACATCGCCAAAGTACAAAAAAAGCGAACAGGGCAATTAAGTTCAAATACATAAGATTCCCTACGCACGCTTGGAATTTATTTGAATGGAAACAAAAACACCCATAAAAGTTGGCATACCCAAGGAAATCCACCCAGGCGAATGTCGCGTCGCCGCTACGCCAGACACAGCCAAGCGACTTATGAAGCTAGGTTTTGAAGTACTTATAGAGTCAGGCGCAGGCGCATTAGCCAGCTTTCCCGACGAAGCCTACAAACAAGCCGAATGCAAAATCATCCCCGATGCCCCCACCCTATGGGCAGAGTCGGATATCGTCCTCAAAGTTCGTGCGCCAGAAATGGGTCCAGACGGCAAGCACGAAGCCGAATTGCTGCGTGAAGGCGGCACCCTCATCAGCTTCATCTGGGCTGCACAAAACCCCGAACTGGTAGAAAGTCTGACTTTCCGCAAAGCCACAGTCATCTCGATGGATGCGATTCCCCGCATCAGTCGCGCCCAAAAAATGGACGCCCTCAGCTCGATGGCAAACATCGCCGGATACCGCGCCGTACTGGAAGCTGCCAACAATTTCGGTCGCTTCTTTACCGGACAGATTACCGCCGCCGGCAAAGTGCCGCCAGCTAAAGTGTTGGTAATTGGTGCTGGCGTAGCGGGACTGGCGGCGATCGGTGCAGGGAGAAGTTTGGGTGCGATCGTCCGCGCTTTCGATACTCGCCCTGTGGTAAAAGAGCAAGTACAAAGTATGGGCGCAGAGTTCCTCGAACTCGATTTCGCAGAAGACGGTACCGGTGCGGGCGGCTACGCCAAAGTGATGAGCGAAGAATTCATCAAAGCGGAAATGGCACTATTTGCCGAACAAGCCAAAGATGTCGATATTATCATCACCACAGCCTTAATCCCTGGCAAACGCGCCCCCATCTTGATTACCAAAGATATGGTCGAGAGCATGAAAGAAGGCTCCGTCGTTGTAGACTTGGCAGCAGAACAAGGCGGCAACTGCGAAGTGACCAAGCCAGGGGAAATTAACCGCCACAACGGTGTGACTATCATCGGCTACACCGACCTCCCCAGCCGCATGGCACCCCAATCCAGCCAGCTTTACGGCACCAATCTTTTCCACCTCCTCGACGACATGACCAAAGGCGGTCAGTACAAAGTCGATATGGAGGATGAGGTAGTGCGCGGTGCGCTGATCGTCTACGAAGGCGAACGACTGCCACCACCGCCCCCCAAAGCCGCACCAGAACCGCCCAAACCCGCTGCCCCAGCAGCCGCAAAACCAGCGGAAGTAGCGGTAACAGCGCCTGAAAAATCCACATCTACCTTCAGTACAGGCGATTTAGTCACGCTAGGTTTAACTGGTTTAGCTTTACTGGGCGTCGGTATCGGTGCGCCGCCTTCGTTCCTGTCTCACTTCACCGTATTTGTGCTGGCGTGCTTTGTCGGCTGGCAGGTGATTTGGAACGTGAAACCCGCCCTGCACACGCCCTTGATGAGCGTTACCAATGCCATCAGCGGCATCATCATCATTGGCGGCGTTCTCCAAATCTCCAGTTCGCTAACTTCACCTACTACTATCTTGGGTGCGATCGCCATCCTTATCGGCACGATCAACATCTCCGGCGGCTTCCTCGTCACCCAAAGAATGCTCAAGATGTTCCGCAAATAATTTTAGATTTTAGATTTTAGATTTTGGATTGGGGCTATGAGCAGAATCAGATATTTCATGCAACTGATGACCTAGCCATTCATCCAAAATCTAAAAATCCAAAATCCAAAATCCTCTCTTGCGAAGGTGGGCATCGTGACGGTCACCGCCAAGACGCCCACTTCGCGCCAAATCCAAAATCCAAAATTTGACAAATGACAAGTAGTATATTGACAGTTTCCTACATTGGTGCTAGCGCCCTATTCATCCTCAGTTTGGGTGGTTTGTCCAATCAAGAAAGCGCACCCAAGGGCAATCTGTTCGGCATCATCGGGATGCTGATTGCGATCGTCGCCACGATATTGGGCCTCAACGCTGGCTTCACCGAATACGGCACCCTCGCAGCAGTAATTCTTCCGGGGGCAATTATCGGTGCGATCGTTGCCGCTAACGTGGCGATGACTTCCATGCCTGAGTTAGTGGCGATCCTGCATAGTTTTGTGGGTGCAGCCGCAGTATTGGTAGGTGTCGCCAATTACCTGCAACCGAATGAATCGATCGTCGGTGTAGAAGCTACCATCCACGAACTGGAAATCTTTATCGGCGTCTTTATCGGTGCCGTTACTTTCACCGGATCGATAATTGCATTTGGAAAACTGCGCGGTGCGATCACCGGCAAACCGTTCCTTTTGCCGGGACGCCATTTGATCAATCTCGGCATCTTACTTGCTTCTGTGTTCCTGGGCTACCTGTTTATGGGTGCCGAAGGTCACACCGGACTGCAATCCCTGCTGATTATGACAGCTCTGGCGGGAGTTTTGGGCGTTAATCTGGTGATGGCGATCGGCGGTGCGGATATGCCTGTCGTCGTCTCCATGCTCAACAGCTACTCTGGATGGGCAGCCGCCGCCGCCGGTTTTATGCTATCCAACGACCTCCTGATCGTCACTGGTGCGCTTGTCGGCAGTAG
Encoded proteins:
- the pntB gene encoding Re/Si-specific NAD(P)(+) transhydrogenase subunit beta, with the translated sequence MTSSILTVSYIGASALFILSLGGLSNQESAPKGNLFGIIGMLIAIVATILGLNAGFTEYGTLAAVILPGAIIGAIVAANVAMTSMPELVAILHSFVGAAAVLVGVANYLQPNESIVGVEATIHELEIFIGVFIGAVTFTGSIIAFGKLRGAITGKPFLLPGRHLINLGILLASVFLGYLFMGAEGHTGLQSLLIMTALAGVLGVNLVMAIGGADMPVVVSMLNSYSGWAAAAAGFMLSNDLLIVTGALVGSSGAILSYIMCRAMNRSFISVILGGFGTASGTVSASSQVVGEVISATVDDTVELLRDAKNVIIVPGYGMAVAQAQHSLSEVTKMLRDKGVKVRFGIHPVAGRLPGHMNVLLAEASVPYDIVLEMEEINEDFPETDAVLVIGANDTVNPAAMEDPASPIAGMPVLEVWKSKKVVVMKRSMASGYAGVENPLFYKENTRMLFGDAKKNVDAILSQLRSA
- the pntA gene encoding Re/Si-specific NAD(P)(+) transhydrogenase subunit alpha, which produces METKTPIKVGIPKEIHPGECRVAATPDTAKRLMKLGFEVLIESGAGALASFPDEAYKQAECKIIPDAPTLWAESDIVLKVRAPEMGPDGKHEAELLREGGTLISFIWAAQNPELVESLTFRKATVISMDAIPRISRAQKMDALSSMANIAGYRAVLEAANNFGRFFTGQITAAGKVPPAKVLVIGAGVAGLAAIGAGRSLGAIVRAFDTRPVVKEQVQSMGAEFLELDFAEDGTGAGGYAKVMSEEFIKAEMALFAEQAKDVDIIITTALIPGKRAPILITKDMVESMKEGSVVVDLAAEQGGNCEVTKPGEINRHNGVTIIGYTDLPSRMAPQSSQLYGTNLFHLLDDMTKGGQYKVDMEDEVVRGALIVYEGERLPPPPPKAAPEPPKPAAPAAAKPAEVAVTAPEKSTSTFSTGDLVTLGLTGLALLGVGIGAPPSFLSHFTVFVLACFVGWQVIWNVKPALHTPLMSVTNAISGIIIIGGVLQISSSLTSPTTILGAIAILIGTINISGGFLVTQRMLKMFRK
- a CDS encoding DUF433 domain-containing protein — its product is MIVKELETQLLSLTPDEKAEVIQILLKTLSSGSRGITKTPDVMGGEACIDKTRLPVWLFVSLREQGATDAELLKFYPHISAADLVSVWAYADAHPEEIQKALRDQDEAMASEV